A genomic stretch from Solanum stenotomum isolate F172 chromosome 8, ASM1918654v1, whole genome shotgun sequence includes:
- the LOC125874862 gene encoding protein WHAT'S THIS FACTOR 9, mitochondrial isoform X2, translated as MYMHFLLRRTHHHQRQQWRTLFDDALSIKHVRDRGLDHAVEREKNLKPLLNIKNLIKSEPSKSIPLNIITQSKDTLQIPSRPIEFIRKYPSIFQEFFPASINIHPHIKLTPEILSIDSDEELFYQSVSYKEDVADRLLKILMIGKINKIPLHVIDKLKWDLGLCNNFVDTIVPEYPDYFQVNNESMLELVCWSHELAVSFLEKQAVKCESEDLLVKFDLKYLNGFEMDKKYKKWVDEWKKLPYISPYVNVKNLPEKSDEADKWAVIILHEILSLCVGKKAEKDNLLLIGEYLGLRSRFKRALLLHPGIFYVSSKIDTHTVVLKEGYKRGMLIQKNSLVELRSKYVYLMNKVMEDKKLKEVQQKGSHDLKEGDAKETDVDNEDEEEKDYDEDSDDVHNDYHDDETDNEARDVKHSQRVNSRTRVDDRNSMTRDDDRKPSRRLNSRTRVDDRNSMTRDDDREPSRRLNLRTRDYDRNTSATSPRTSLGRNQNRDVERPSRRSSWRAENNSEQDARSRYGDRKLPINSLKTSAGRSSNRTNERVSRSPRRVETNDNQYAHRRPSNKFDLHRNRGTSEQRRNSTP; from the exons ATGTACATGCATTTCCTCCTCCGTCGAACGCACCACCACCAGCGTCAACAATGGCGGACACTATTCGACGATGCCCTTTCCATCAAACATGTAAGAGATCGTGGATTGGACCACGCTGTCGAAAGAGAAAAGAATCTCAAACCACTTCTCAACATCAAGAATCTTATCAAATCTGAACCATCGAAATCTATTCCCTTAAACATCATCACACAATCTAAAGATACTCTACAAATCCCATCTCGCCCCATTGAGTTTATCCGAAAATATCCTTCAATTTTTCAAGAATTTTTCCCTGCTAGCATAAACATACATCCCCATATCAAGTTAACCCCAGAAATTCTCAGTATTGACTCAGATGAAGAGCTGTTCTATCAAAGTGTGAGTTACAAAGAAGATGTTGCAGATAggcttttgaagattttgatgataggtaaaattaataaaattcctTTACATGTTATTGATAAGCTTAAATGGGATTTGGGTTTGTGTAATAATTTTGTGGATACTATAGTACCAGAATATCCGGATTATTTTCAGGTGAATAATGAGTCAATGTTGGAGTTAGTTTGTTGGAGTCATGAACTTGCTGTTTCCTTTTTGGAAAAACAAGCAGTGAAATGTGAAAGTGAGGATTTGTTAGTTAAGTTTGATTTGAAGTATTTGAatgggtttgagatggataaGAAGTATAAGAAATGGGTTGATGAATGGAAAAAATTGCCTTATATTTCGCCATATGTGAATGTAAAGAATCTTCCTGAAAAGAGTGATGAAGCTGATAAGTGGGCAGTGATAATTTTGCATGAAATTCTTAGTCTTTGTGTTGGGAAGAAGGCGGAGAAAGATAATTTGCTTTTGATAGGAGAGTATTTGGGACTTCGTTCTAGGTTTAAGAGGGCATTGTTGTTGCATCCAGGGATATTCTATGTGTCAAGTAAGATCGACACACATACTGTGGTATTGAAGGAGGGCTATAAAAGGGGAATGTTAATTCAGAAGAACTCGTTGGTAGAACTGAGGTCTAAGTATGTTTATCTCATGAACAAGGTTATGGAggataaaaaattgaaagaagtgCAGCAAAAAGGTAGTCATGATCTGAAAGAAGGTGATGCAAAGGAAACTGATGTTGAtaatgaagatgaagaagaaaaagattatGATGAGGACTCTGATGATGTGCATAATGACTACCATGATGATGAGACGGACAATGAGGCTAGAGATGTGAAGCATAGCCAAAGAGTAAACTCGAGGACAAGAGTTGATGATAGAAACTCGATGACAAGAGATGATGATAGGAAGCCTAGCCGAAGATTAAATTCGAGGACAAGAGTTGATGATAGAAACTCGATGACAAGAGATGATGATAGGGAGCCTAGCCGAAGATTAAA CTTGAGGACTAGAGATTATGATAGGAATACTTCAGCTACCTCTCCGAGGACATCCTTGGGGAGAAATCAAAATAGAGATGTGGAAAGGCCATCAAGAAGATCGTCTTGGAGAGCAGAAAATAACAGTGAGCAAGATGCTCGATCAAGATATGGGGACAGAAAGCTTCCAATAAATTCATTGAAGACTTCGGCAGGAAGAAGTTCCAACAGAACCAACGAAAGAGTCTCTCGATCTCCTAGGAGGGTGGAGACTAATGATAATCAATATGCTCACCGGAGACCAAGTAACAAATTTGATCTTCATAGAAACCGGGGAACATCTGAACAGAGGAGGAATTCCACACCATGA
- the LOC125874862 gene encoding protein WHAT'S THIS FACTOR 9, mitochondrial isoform X1, with protein sequence MYMHFLLRRTHHHQRQQWRTLFDDALSIKHVRDRGLDHAVEREKNLKPLLNIKNLIKSEPSKSIPLNIITQSKDTLQIPSRPIEFIRKYPSIFQEFFPASINIHPHIKLTPEILSIDSDEELFYQSVSYKEDVADRLLKILMIGKINKIPLHVIDKLKWDLGLCNNFVDTIVPEYPDYFQVNNESMLELVCWSHELAVSFLEKQAVKCESEDLLVKFDLKYLNGFEMDKKYKKWVDEWKKLPYISPYVNVKNLPEKSDEADKWAVIILHEILSLCVGKKAEKDNLLLIGEYLGLRSRFKRALLLHPGIFYVSSKIDTHTVVLKEGYKRGMLIQKNSLVELRSKYVYLMNKVMEDKKLKEVQQKGSHDLKEGDAKETDVDNEDEEEKDYDEDSDDVHNDYHDDETDNEARDVKHSQRVNSRTRVDDRNSMTRDDDRKPSRRLNSRTRVDDRNSMTRDDDREPSRRLNSRTRVDDRNSMTRDDDRRPSRRLNLRTRDYDRNTSATSPRTSLGRNQNRDVERPSRRSSWRAENNSEQDARSRYGDRKLPINSLKTSAGRSSNRTNERVSRSPRRVETNDNQYAHRRPSNKFDLHRNRGTSEQRRNSTP encoded by the exons ATGTACATGCATTTCCTCCTCCGTCGAACGCACCACCACCAGCGTCAACAATGGCGGACACTATTCGACGATGCCCTTTCCATCAAACATGTAAGAGATCGTGGATTGGACCACGCTGTCGAAAGAGAAAAGAATCTCAAACCACTTCTCAACATCAAGAATCTTATCAAATCTGAACCATCGAAATCTATTCCCTTAAACATCATCACACAATCTAAAGATACTCTACAAATCCCATCTCGCCCCATTGAGTTTATCCGAAAATATCCTTCAATTTTTCAAGAATTTTTCCCTGCTAGCATAAACATACATCCCCATATCAAGTTAACCCCAGAAATTCTCAGTATTGACTCAGATGAAGAGCTGTTCTATCAAAGTGTGAGTTACAAAGAAGATGTTGCAGATAggcttttgaagattttgatgataggtaaaattaataaaattcctTTACATGTTATTGATAAGCTTAAATGGGATTTGGGTTTGTGTAATAATTTTGTGGATACTATAGTACCAGAATATCCGGATTATTTTCAGGTGAATAATGAGTCAATGTTGGAGTTAGTTTGTTGGAGTCATGAACTTGCTGTTTCCTTTTTGGAAAAACAAGCAGTGAAATGTGAAAGTGAGGATTTGTTAGTTAAGTTTGATTTGAAGTATTTGAatgggtttgagatggataaGAAGTATAAGAAATGGGTTGATGAATGGAAAAAATTGCCTTATATTTCGCCATATGTGAATGTAAAGAATCTTCCTGAAAAGAGTGATGAAGCTGATAAGTGGGCAGTGATAATTTTGCATGAAATTCTTAGTCTTTGTGTTGGGAAGAAGGCGGAGAAAGATAATTTGCTTTTGATAGGAGAGTATTTGGGACTTCGTTCTAGGTTTAAGAGGGCATTGTTGTTGCATCCAGGGATATTCTATGTGTCAAGTAAGATCGACACACATACTGTGGTATTGAAGGAGGGCTATAAAAGGGGAATGTTAATTCAGAAGAACTCGTTGGTAGAACTGAGGTCTAAGTATGTTTATCTCATGAACAAGGTTATGGAggataaaaaattgaaagaagtgCAGCAAAAAGGTAGTCATGATCTGAAAGAAGGTGATGCAAAGGAAACTGATGTTGAtaatgaagatgaagaagaaaaagattatGATGAGGACTCTGATGATGTGCATAATGACTACCATGATGATGAGACGGACAATGAGGCTAGAGATGTGAAGCATAGCCAAAGAGTAAACTCGAGGACAAGAGTTGATGATAGAAACTCGATGACAAGAGATGATGATAGGAAGCCTAGCCGAAGATTAAATTCGAGGACAAGAGTTGATGATAGAAACTCGATGACAAGAGATGATGATAGGGAGCCTAGCCGAAGATTAAACTCGAGGACAAGAGTTGATGATAGAAACTCGATGACAAGAGATGATGATAGGAGGCCTAGCCGAAGATTAAA CTTGAGGACTAGAGATTATGATAGGAATACTTCAGCTACCTCTCCGAGGACATCCTTGGGGAGAAATCAAAATAGAGATGTGGAAAGGCCATCAAGAAGATCGTCTTGGAGAGCAGAAAATAACAGTGAGCAAGATGCTCGATCAAGATATGGGGACAGAAAGCTTCCAATAAATTCATTGAAGACTTCGGCAGGAAGAAGTTCCAACAGAACCAACGAAAGAGTCTCTCGATCTCCTAGGAGGGTGGAGACTAATGATAATCAATATGCTCACCGGAGACCAAGTAACAAATTTGATCTTCATAGAAACCGGGGAACATCTGAACAGAGGAGGAATTCCACACCATGA